A stretch of Gemmatimonas aurantiaca T-27 DNA encodes these proteins:
- the purQ gene encoding phosphoribosylformylglycinamidine synthase subunit PurQ: MKAGIVRFPGSNCDEDAFHAIADILGQEAVYLWHKDHDLQNVDLVILPGGFSYGDYLRAGAIARFSPIMQEVVAHAKRGGLVLGICNGFQIACEAGLLPGALLRNVSLRFVSAPVDLRVESIATRFTSQYHVGQIINVPVAHGDGRYTADADTLARLEAEGQVVFRYVSANGDASDAANPNGSQRNIAGIVNAEGNVLGMMPHPERALETALGSVDGIPLFQSILESLAGGVRA; this comes from the coding sequence GTGAAGGCCGGCATTGTTCGTTTTCCCGGCTCCAACTGTGACGAGGATGCGTTCCATGCGATCGCAGACATCCTCGGCCAGGAAGCCGTCTATCTGTGGCACAAGGATCACGACCTGCAGAATGTCGACCTGGTGATCCTGCCCGGCGGCTTCAGCTACGGGGACTATCTGCGCGCCGGTGCCATCGCGCGCTTCAGCCCGATCATGCAGGAAGTGGTTGCCCACGCGAAGCGTGGTGGCCTGGTCCTTGGTATCTGCAACGGCTTTCAGATTGCCTGTGAAGCCGGTCTGCTTCCCGGTGCCCTGCTCCGCAACGTGAGCCTGCGTTTCGTGAGCGCGCCGGTGGACCTGCGCGTGGAGAGCATCGCCACGCGCTTCACGTCGCAGTACCACGTGGGGCAAATCATCAACGTGCCCGTGGCGCACGGTGATGGCCGCTACACCGCCGACGCCGATACGCTGGCCCGTCTCGAAGCCGAAGGTCAGGTGGTGTTCCGCTACGTGAGTGCCAACGGTGATGCCTCGGATGCGGCCAATCCGAATGGCTCGCAGCGCAACATCGCCGGGATCGTCAACGCCGAGGGCAATGTGCTCGGCATGATGCCGCACCCCGAACGTGCGCTCGAAACCGCGCTCGGTTCAGTCGACGGCATTCCGCTTTTTCAGTCCATCCTCGAATCGCTGGCCGGGGGTGTCCGCGCATGA
- the pssA gene encoding CDP-diacylglycerol--serine O-phosphatidyltransferase, which produces MSQSPEARPGSEPAERARRPRPRAVVALPNGFTLANLFFGIFAIVSASRGDFDAAARFIVFGAIADTLDGRIARATKSGSRFGEELDSLVDAISFGTAPALIMYFAVFQSSRWEWIFCFFFTACAVMRLARFNVESAGRKTTHFSGLPSPAAGMTLATYYWFSQTPLYTETIIGDLPWHQMLRWVMLGLGMLMISNVQYAKVPTVNFRTIKGLLGFLLVIGTFVGVIFLPKKFFFPALMAYVLYGILRTVFLGLLDRLPGRDDADDDDEFDDDPGTRRRSLRRRSKQNPSGSHTGHEESPA; this is translated from the coding sequence GTGAGTCAGTCTCCCGAGGCACGACCGGGCAGCGAGCCCGCCGAACGGGCCCGGCGGCCGCGCCCACGCGCGGTGGTCGCGCTGCCGAACGGCTTCACGTTGGCGAATCTCTTCTTCGGGATCTTCGCCATCGTGTCCGCGTCTCGTGGCGACTTCGATGCGGCCGCACGGTTCATCGTGTTCGGCGCCATCGCCGATACCCTCGATGGGCGTATCGCACGGGCCACCAAGTCGGGTTCACGTTTCGGCGAGGAACTCGACTCTCTCGTGGACGCGATCTCGTTTGGCACCGCGCCGGCGCTGATCATGTACTTCGCCGTGTTCCAGAGCAGCCGGTGGGAGTGGATCTTCTGCTTCTTCTTCACGGCCTGCGCCGTGATGCGGCTGGCGCGTTTCAATGTGGAATCGGCGGGGCGCAAGACCACGCACTTCAGTGGCCTGCCCAGCCCCGCGGCGGGCATGACGCTGGCCACGTATTACTGGTTCAGCCAGACTCCGCTCTATACCGAGACGATCATCGGGGACCTGCCATGGCATCAGATGCTGCGGTGGGTGATGCTCGGACTCGGCATGCTGATGATCAGCAACGTGCAGTATGCCAAGGTGCCGACGGTCAATTTCCGGACCATCAAAGGGCTGCTGGGCTTCCTGCTGGTGATCGGCACGTTTGTCGGCGTGATCTTCCTGCCGAAGAAGTTTTTCTTCCCCGCGCTGATGGCGTACGTGCTGTACGGCATCCTGCGCACCGTGTTCCTGGGATTGCTCGACCGTCTGCCGGGCCGCGACGACGCGGACGACGATGACGAGTTCGATGATGATCCCGGCACCAGGCGCCGTTCGCTGCGCCGTCGTTCCAAACAAAACCCATCCGGTTCCCACACCGGTCACGAGGAGTCTCCGGCATGA
- the purS gene encoding phosphoribosylformylglycinamidine synthase subunit PurS: MTRFRCAIHIVPRRGILDPQGKAVADALHSLGFATVGEVRVGRHVVVEIEAASEDAARDQVKAMCEKLLANPVTEDFEIASLGHA; this comes from the coding sequence ATGACCCGTTTCCGTTGCGCCATCCACATCGTCCCGCGGCGCGGCATTCTCGATCCGCAGGGAAAGGCCGTCGCCGATGCTCTGCACTCCCTCGGCTTCGCCACGGTTGGTGAGGTGCGTGTCGGACGACATGTGGTCGTCGAGATCGAGGCGGCGTCGGAGGACGCGGCTCGCGACCAGGTGAAGGCCATGTGCGAAAAGCTGCTGGCCAATCCGGTCACGGAGGACTTCGAGATCGCCAGCCTGGGGCACGCGTGA
- the purF gene encoding amidophosphoribosyltransferase: MCGIFGVYGHLEAAALTQLGLYSLQHRGQESAGIVAVDDDGRARVSRAMGLVSEGFEDAEMDALQGPIAIGHTRYSTAGASAIENAQPILARVRRSHIALAHNGNLTNAVELRRDLEEDGAIFSSTMDSEAIVHRIARATGESPEARVAAALQGVEGAYCLLVVLDETVIVARDPHGWRPLVMGRIGESYVFASETCALDIVGATVEREILPGEIVAVDAQGLRSINALESAPINRCVFEHVYFARPDSKVFGGSVDRSRRALGRKLAIEQPAPGAEVVFAVPDSSNSAALGFAEESGIPYELALIRNHYVGRTFIQPTQAGRDAKVKVKYNPVRELLEGKSVVMVDDSIVRGTTTRGLVSLVRAAGAREVHMRVSSAPIISSCYYGIDTPHRGELIAAQMSHAELVRHLGVDSLGYLSIDGMLSAMPSGPDGYCHACFSGRYPTPIPADPELLRAGSAA; the protein is encoded by the coding sequence ATGTGTGGTATTTTCGGCGTCTACGGCCATCTGGAAGCGGCCGCACTGACGCAGTTGGGACTGTACTCGTTGCAGCATCGTGGTCAGGAGTCGGCCGGCATCGTGGCGGTCGATGACGATGGCCGCGCCCGGGTGAGCCGCGCGATGGGACTCGTCTCGGAAGGGTTCGAAGATGCCGAGATGGATGCCTTGCAGGGACCGATTGCCATCGGACACACGCGCTACAGCACGGCGGGTGCTTCGGCCATCGAAAACGCACAGCCCATCCTGGCCCGTGTGCGGCGCAGTCACATCGCGCTGGCACACAACGGCAATCTGACCAACGCGGTGGAATTGCGTCGCGATCTCGAAGAGGACGGCGCAATCTTCTCCAGCACGATGGACTCGGAAGCCATCGTGCATCGCATCGCTCGTGCGACCGGTGAGTCACCGGAAGCACGTGTCGCTGCGGCGCTGCAGGGTGTGGAGGGCGCCTACTGCCTACTCGTGGTACTCGATGAAACCGTCATCGTTGCCCGTGATCCGCATGGTTGGCGCCCGCTGGTGATGGGACGCATCGGCGAGAGCTACGTGTTTGCCTCCGAGACTTGTGCACTCGATATCGTCGGTGCCACGGTGGAACGCGAAATTCTGCCGGGGGAGATCGTGGCGGTGGATGCGCAGGGACTGCGCTCCATCAACGCGCTCGAGTCTGCGCCGATCAATCGGTGCGTGTTCGAACACGTGTATTTCGCCCGTCCCGACAGCAAGGTGTTCGGTGGCTCCGTGGATCGTTCGCGTCGTGCGCTCGGCCGCAAGTTGGCCATCGAGCAGCCCGCTCCCGGTGCCGAGGTGGTCTTCGCGGTGCCCGATTCATCCAACTCGGCGGCGCTCGGCTTCGCCGAAGAATCGGGCATCCCGTACGAACTGGCGCTCATTCGCAATCACTATGTGGGCCGTACGTTCATCCAGCCCACGCAGGCCGGTCGTGATGCGAAGGTGAAGGTAAAGTACAACCCGGTGCGGGAGTTGCTCGAAGGCAAGAGCGTGGTGATGGTCGACGACTCCATCGTGCGTGGTACGACCACACGCGGTCTGGTGTCGTTGGTGCGTGCGGCGGGCGCGCGCGAGGTGCACATGCGGGTGTCCAGCGCACCGATCATTTCGTCGTGTTATTACGGCATCGACACGCCCCATCGTGGTGAGCTCATTGCCGCGCAGATGTCACACGCGGAACTGGTGCGTCATCTCGGCGTGGATTCGCTGGGCTATCTGTCCATCGACGGCATGTTGTCGGCGATGCCGAGTGGGCCGGATGGTTATTGCCATGCCTGCTTCTCCGGTCGTTACCCCACGCCGATTCCGGCGGACCCTGAACTGCTTCGTGCAGGGAGCGCGGCATGA
- the dusB gene encoding tRNA dihydrouridine synthase DusB: MSRKTFPFAVPHSVPLYLAPMAGVSESPFRRLCHAHGADVVVTEFLSAEGIRRENEATISKLRFAPEERPIGVQIFGSEPSAMADAAALVTDMFSPDFVDINFGCPVKKVVRRNGGSGCLKDLDLVEEIIRAVSKATPLPVTVKTRSGWNEEMRDPVGIALRMQDAGAKVFALHARTRTQMYSGSANWDEIARVAEALDIPVLGNGDIKTALDAKRMLDHTKADGIMIGRGSYGQPWVFKQTRALIDGTPVPETPGVQERFAIALDHARMVQGYEVDAIGAALEFRKHLGWYVKGLPNSAELRAKLHQVRDFAEVETIFTNYLEFYEEYKARGLAASDPDVSSLTCEAA; encoded by the coding sequence ATGTCCCGCAAGACGTTTCCCTTTGCCGTCCCGCATTCGGTCCCATTGTACCTGGCACCGATGGCCGGTGTGTCGGAGTCACCGTTCCGGCGGCTCTGTCACGCCCATGGTGCGGATGTGGTCGTGACCGAATTCCTGTCGGCCGAGGGCATTCGCCGCGAGAATGAGGCGACCATCAGCAAGTTGCGGTTCGCCCCGGAAGAGCGACCCATCGGCGTACAGATCTTCGGATCTGAACCGTCTGCCATGGCGGATGCGGCCGCGCTCGTCACGGACATGTTCTCGCCGGACTTTGTCGATATCAATTTCGGCTGCCCCGTGAAGAAGGTGGTGCGTCGGAACGGTGGGTCAGGATGCCTCAAGGACCTGGATCTGGTCGAAGAGATCATCCGCGCCGTGTCGAAGGCCACACCACTGCCAGTCACCGTGAAGACCCGCAGTGGCTGGAACGAGGAGATGCGTGATCCGGTGGGCATCGCGCTGCGCATGCAGGACGCGGGAGCCAAGGTGTTTGCGCTGCACGCCCGTACGCGTACGCAGATGTATTCCGGCAGCGCCAACTGGGATGAGATCGCGCGGGTGGCCGAAGCGCTGGACATCCCGGTGCTGGGCAACGGCGACATCAAGACCGCGCTCGATGCCAAGCGTATGCTCGACCACACGAAGGCCGACGGCATCATGATTGGCCGTGGCTCGTACGGACAGCCGTGGGTGTTCAAGCAGACCCGCGCGCTGATCGATGGTACGCCGGTGCCTGAAACGCCCGGGGTGCAGGAGCGTTTTGCCATCGCCCTCGATCATGCGCGCATGGTGCAGGGCTATGAAGTCGACGCCATCGGTGCCGCGCTCGAGTTCCGCAAGCACCTCGGCTGGTATGTGAAGGGGCTTCCCAATTCGGCCGAACTGCGCGCCAAGCTGCATCAGGTGCGGGATTTTGCCGAGGTGGAAACCATCTTCACCAACTACCTCGAGTTCTACGAGGAGTACAAAGCGCGTGGGCTGGCCGCGTCCGATCCGGACGTCTCGTCACTCACCTGCGAGGCGGCCTGA
- a CDS encoding ATP-binding protein, producing the protein MASPSNRFVPKPFRAGIRRRLFLLALSLTLPIALISLVRAVERWRSEQELLAERSLATARRAAQLFDADVNAVHTILASVSRLLRIEDPPERNDSLLRHVFDETSINLTNVFITDTLGDIHGSLRRAAMGPALPNMANTEPFQEVMRTRRYAVGRARRSVVLADTGWVLPLTMPILSENSARPLGIAGASIAVDSLAAIRLVRDLPEGSVLTVLTSGGDVLLRSAELDTWLKQSPGDSSMMALDFAHPDAVQEVKSLDGTNRLVAHAPLASTDGLLYIGIPVSATLEVARRQFLLDLFIGLMGTLVFIGFALFTARRITDPLLALSEVAGDLAAGDRDRRANVRSGDEIEALAHSLNRLADTVSDRERALEASEARYRHLFSTSPLPMLTWRLTDGRIEQANDAAGVFVGASEVGADTRVLDLIVEDERDAFAELPLPDVASTMRAGTWTLRDRWGGRRQVELFVGAIEREHETVAVGIMIDVTERRRAEAELEQSREQLRQAQKLEALGAFAGGIAHDFNNYLSAIATNAELLRDELPLLSSHRLEASEILGAAQRASALTRQILVFSRRQVVHDERLDVNSAIHALRRLLSRLVGEQIEVRITVAPDAPRVMFDHGRLEQVLMNLAANARDAMPAGGCLTISTERTTAGDLRLRVSDSGAGIPPEVLPRVFEPFYTTKTRERGTGLGLAMVYSIVTAARGEIVVTSDVGQGTEIVITFPGIADVETPHEVNPVASDPSGGTEHILLVEDDGAVRKATTSLLTRAGYRVTAADSAFAAWELLEAMPEPPDMVLSDVVMPQVSGPEFAARVAVQYPTIPVLFMSGYADDDAVMQGIASNSLHFVAKPFSAGQLLGAVRRLLDEVRSA; encoded by the coding sequence ATGGCCTCCCCGTCCAACCGCTTCGTCCCCAAGCCCTTCCGGGCGGGTATCCGCCGGCGCCTGTTCCTCCTGGCGCTGTCGCTGACGTTGCCGATCGCGCTGATCTCGCTGGTGCGGGCCGTGGAACGGTGGCGGAGTGAACAGGAACTGTTGGCCGAGCGCAGCCTGGCCACCGCTCGGCGGGCGGCGCAGTTGTTCGATGCCGACGTCAATGCCGTGCACACGATTCTGGCGTCCGTGTCCCGACTGCTCAGGATCGAGGACCCGCCGGAACGCAATGATTCGCTGCTGCGCCATGTGTTCGATGAGACGAGCATCAATCTCACCAACGTGTTCATCACGGACACATTGGGCGACATACATGGCTCACTGCGGCGGGCCGCAATGGGGCCGGCGCTGCCGAACATGGCCAATACCGAGCCATTCCAGGAGGTAATGCGCACGCGTCGGTACGCGGTGGGACGTGCCAGGCGCTCGGTGGTGCTGGCCGACACGGGATGGGTGCTGCCTCTCACCATGCCCATCCTTTCAGAGAACAGCGCCAGGCCTCTGGGCATCGCCGGTGCTTCGATCGCCGTGGATTCGCTGGCTGCAATACGCCTGGTGCGGGATCTGCCCGAGGGATCCGTGCTCACCGTGCTCACGAGCGGTGGTGATGTGCTTCTGCGCAGCGCCGAGCTGGATACATGGCTCAAGCAGTCCCCGGGTGATTCGTCGATGATGGCGCTGGACTTTGCCCACCCGGACGCCGTGCAGGAGGTGAAATCGCTCGACGGGACCAATCGGCTGGTCGCGCACGCACCGCTGGCCTCCACCGATGGGCTTTTGTATATCGGCATTCCGGTGTCGGCCACGCTGGAAGTCGCGCGACGACAGTTTCTGCTGGATCTGTTCATCGGCCTGATGGGCACACTGGTCTTCATCGGATTTGCGTTGTTCACCGCGCGTCGCATCACCGACCCATTGCTGGCGCTCTCCGAGGTGGCTGGTGATCTGGCGGCGGGCGATCGGGATCGCCGCGCCAATGTGCGCAGTGGTGATGAAATCGAGGCATTGGCCCATTCGCTCAATCGGCTGGCCGATACGGTCAGCGATCGCGAACGGGCCCTCGAAGCCAGCGAGGCACGATACCGGCATCTGTTCTCCACGAGTCCGCTGCCGATGCTGACGTGGCGTCTCACGGATGGCCGCATCGAACAGGCCAATGACGCCGCAGGGGTCTTCGTGGGCGCCAGTGAAGTAGGCGCCGACACGCGGGTGCTCGATCTCATCGTCGAAGACGAGCGGGACGCGTTCGCCGAACTGCCGCTGCCCGATGTCGCCTCCACGATGCGCGCTGGCACGTGGACGTTGCGCGATCGATGGGGAGGACGCCGTCAGGTGGAGTTGTTCGTGGGCGCCATCGAGCGAGAACACGAGACGGTGGCGGTGGGCATCATGATCGATGTGACGGAGCGTCGTCGAGCCGAAGCCGAACTGGAACAGTCACGCGAACAATTGCGGCAGGCGCAGAAACTCGAGGCACTCGGCGCATTCGCCGGTGGTATCGCGCACGATTTCAACAACTATCTGTCGGCAATCGCCACCAACGCGGAATTGCTGCGCGATGAATTGCCGCTGCTGTCATCACATCGACTGGAAGCAAGTGAGATTCTCGGGGCCGCCCAACGGGCATCCGCCCTCACGCGGCAGATTCTCGTGTTCAGTCGTCGACAGGTGGTGCACGATGAACGCCTCGATGTGAACTCGGCCATCCACGCGTTGCGGCGCTTGTTGTCCCGCTTGGTGGGCGAACAGATCGAAGTGCGCATCACCGTCGCGCCGGATGCGCCGCGCGTGATGTTCGATCATGGGCGTCTCGAGCAGGTGTTGATGAACCTTGCCGCCAATGCGCGTGATGCCATGCCTGCCGGTGGCTGTCTCACGATCAGCACCGAGCGCACCACCGCTGGTGACTTGCGTCTTCGGGTGAGTGACTCCGGTGCCGGCATTCCGCCTGAGGTGCTGCCGCGGGTCTTCGAACCGTTCTACACGACCAAAACCCGTGAGCGTGGCACCGGCCTCGGCCTCGCGATGGTGTACAGCATCGTGACGGCCGCGCGTGGTGAAATCGTGGTCACGTCGGATGTGGGGCAGGGCACGGAGATCGTCATCACGTTCCCGGGCATTGCCGACGTGGAGACTCCCCATGAAGTGAATCCCGTTGCCAGTGATCCGTCCGGTGGCACTGAGCACATTCTGCTGGTGGAGGATGATGGCGCCGTGCGAAAGGCCACCACGTCATTGCTCACGCGGGCCGGGTATCGGGTGACGGCAGCGGACAGCGCCTTCGCGGCGTGGGAACTGCTCGAGGCCATGCCAGAGCCGCCGGACATGGTGCTCAGCGATGTGGTGATGCCGCAGGTGTCAGGACCGGAGTTCGCGGCGCGGGTGGCAGTGCAGTATCCCACCATCCCTGTGCTGTTCATGAGCGGCTACGCCGATGACGACGCGGTCATGCAAGGGATTGCCAGCAACTCACTGCATTTTGTTGCCAAGCCATTCAGCGCCGGCCAATTGCTCGGCGCTGTCCGTCGACTGCTGGATGAAGTGCGGTCCGCCTGA
- a CDS encoding PTS sugar transporter subunit IIA: MELREFFSEDAVALELQGTSKDEILKELIGLLKLDEKSEGMLFKMLKRRENLGSTGIGRGIAIPHCRSLVVNRLRVAFGRKKDGVDFKAIDDKPVNFFFLIVAPPLEVSNQYLPVLGKIAQFSKEGDVPTRLLELTSPAQFMALLEEKRV, encoded by the coding sequence ATGGAACTGCGAGAGTTTTTCTCCGAAGACGCCGTCGCACTCGAGCTTCAGGGCACGAGCAAAGACGAGATCCTGAAGGAACTGATCGGGCTGCTCAAGCTCGATGAAAAGTCCGAGGGCATGCTGTTCAAGATGCTCAAGCGGCGCGAGAATCTCGGTTCCACCGGCATCGGCCGCGGCATCGCGATTCCCCACTGTCGTTCGCTCGTCGTCAACCGTCTGCGTGTGGCTTTTGGCCGCAAGAAGGACGGCGTCGACTTCAAGGCGATCGACGACAAGCCGGTCAACTTCTTCTTCCTGATCGTGGCGCCACCGCTCGAGGTGTCCAATCAGTATCTGCCGGTGTTGGGCAAGATCGCGCAGTTCAGCAAGGAAGGTGACGTGCCCACGCGCCTGCTCGAACTCACGTCGCCGGCGCAGTTCATGGCGCTGCTGGAAGAAAAGCGGGTCTGA
- the purL gene encoding phosphoribosylformylglycinamidine synthase subunit PurL: MTSSHVQSRPGDPAITPALVAEHGITEFEYERLVNMLGRTPTFTEIGVVSALWSEHCSYKHSRPMLKTLPTKAPWVLQGPGENAGVISVGDGWAVAFKIESHNHPSAVEPYQGAATGVGGILRDVFTMGARPIALLNSLRFGPLTSPRVRWLFSGVVKGIGDYGNCVGVPTVGGEVVFDPSYEGNPLVNAMCVGLMREDELMRAVAEGVGNPIMAVGARTGRDGIHGASFASEDLSESSEAKRPMVQVGDPFTEKLLLEASLELIRSGHIVAIQDMGAAGLTSSSAEMAERGDVGVTIDVTKVPVREQGMTPYEILLSESQERMLVVAKQGHEDDVRAILAKWDLEAAVIGEVIAEPVYRVTEGDTVVAEFPGSRLVTECPQYVLEPKESEALKAARARNPLDVTPLDDERDHAWTLERLLASPTIASKRWVWQQYDSTVRTSTVRGPGSDAAVVRLRGTDKAIALCIDGNGRHVALSPRNGGRAAVCEAARNVACSGARPKAITNNLNFGNPKKPEVYFQLSEAIAGMGEACTVLESPVTGGNVSLYNENPQGAIHPTPTIGMVGLIESMAHVTPSAFQQAGDEIVLLGDCTDELGASEYLLAIHGLTIGEPPVCDPTRERALIDALLEAIQAGAVRSAHDCSDGGLAVTLAECAMLDRERSFGFAVDLSTWATLPHRALLFGEAHGRVVVSTAQSGAVLEIARRHGVPAQVIGTVTEAAGGASFTISDDTFTAPVMWLAKAFHEAIPQAMDGETPAEHAVASSHAPTND, encoded by the coding sequence ATGACGTCATCGCACGTGCAGTCGCGCCCGGGTGATCCGGCCATCACGCCCGCCCTCGTTGCCGAACACGGCATCACCGAGTTCGAGTACGAGCGCCTGGTGAACATGCTGGGTCGCACCCCCACGTTCACCGAAATCGGTGTGGTCAGCGCGCTGTGGAGCGAACACTGCTCCTACAAGCACTCGCGCCCCATGCTCAAGACGCTGCCCACCAAAGCCCCGTGGGTGCTGCAGGGTCCTGGTGAAAATGCCGGCGTGATCTCGGTGGGTGATGGCTGGGCGGTCGCATTCAAGATCGAATCGCACAATCACCCGTCGGCCGTGGAGCCGTATCAGGGCGCCGCCACGGGTGTTGGTGGCATTCTGCGTGACGTGTTCACGATGGGCGCCCGTCCGATCGCGCTGCTCAACTCACTGCGCTTCGGCCCGCTCACCTCGCCGCGTGTGCGGTGGCTGTTCTCCGGTGTCGTGAAAGGCATCGGTGACTACGGCAACTGCGTGGGCGTGCCCACGGTGGGTGGTGAGGTCGTGTTCGATCCGTCGTACGAAGGCAACCCGCTCGTCAATGCGATGTGCGTGGGTCTCATGCGCGAAGACGAGTTGATGCGCGCCGTGGCGGAAGGTGTCGGCAACCCGATCATGGCGGTGGGTGCGCGCACGGGACGCGATGGTATTCATGGTGCGTCGTTCGCGTCGGAAGACCTGTCGGAGTCGAGCGAAGCCAAGCGCCCCATGGTGCAGGTCGGTGATCCGTTCACCGAGAAGCTGCTGCTGGAAGCGTCGCTCGAACTCATTCGCAGTGGTCATATCGTGGCCATTCAGGACATGGGGGCCGCCGGCCTCACGTCGTCGTCGGCGGAAATGGCTGAACGTGGTGACGTGGGTGTCACCATCGACGTGACCAAGGTGCCCGTGCGCGAACAGGGCATGACGCCGTATGAGATCCTGCTGTCGGAATCGCAGGAGCGCATGCTGGTGGTGGCCAAGCAGGGGCACGAGGATGACGTGCGCGCCATCCTGGCCAAGTGGGATCTGGAAGCGGCCGTGATCGGCGAAGTGATCGCCGAACCGGTGTATCGCGTGACCGAAGGCGACACGGTGGTGGCGGAGTTCCCCGGTTCACGTCTGGTGACCGAGTGCCCGCAGTACGTGCTGGAGCCAAAGGAAAGCGAAGCGCTGAAGGCGGCCCGTGCGCGGAACCCGCTCGATGTCACGCCGCTCGACGACGAGCGCGATCACGCGTGGACACTCGAGCGCCTGCTCGCGTCGCCCACCATCGCCAGCAAGCGTTGGGTGTGGCAGCAGTACGACTCCACGGTGCGCACGAGCACGGTGCGTGGTCCGGGCAGTGATGCGGCCGTGGTGCGCCTGCGTGGCACCGACAAGGCCATTGCCCTGTGCATCGATGGCAACGGTCGTCACGTGGCCCTCTCGCCCCGCAATGGCGGTCGGGCCGCCGTGTGTGAGGCGGCGCGCAATGTGGCCTGCTCCGGCGCGCGCCCCAAGGCGATCACGAACAACCTCAACTTCGGCAACCCCAAGAAGCCTGAGGTGTATTTCCAGCTCAGCGAGGCGATCGCGGGCATGGGTGAAGCGTGCACGGTCCTCGAATCACCGGTGACCGGTGGCAATGTGTCGCTCTACAACGAAAATCCGCAGGGTGCCATTCATCCCACGCCGACGATCGGTATGGTGGGGTTGATCGAATCGATGGCGCATGTGACGCCGTCGGCGTTTCAACAGGCGGGCGACGAGATCGTGCTCCTGGGTGATTGCACGGATGAACTGGGAGCGAGCGAGTATCTGCTGGCCATTCATGGACTCACCATCGGTGAACCACCGGTGTGTGATCCAACGCGCGAACGGGCGCTCATCGATGCGCTGCTCGAAGCCATTCAGGCTGGTGCCGTGCGTTCGGCGCACGATTGCAGCGACGGCGGTCTGGCTGTCACGTTGGCCGAATGTGCGATGCTCGATCGCGAGCGCTCATTCGGATTTGCGGTGGACCTTTCGACATGGGCGACGCTGCCACACCGCGCGTTGCTCTTCGGTGAGGCCCATGGTCGCGTGGTCGTCTCCACGGCGCAGAGTGGCGCCGTGCTGGAGATTGCGCGGCGTCATGGCGTTCCGGCGCAGGTCATCGGTACGGTGACCGAAGCGGCCGGTGGCGCCAGCTTCACCATTTCGGATGACACGTTCACCGCTCCGGTGATGTGGCTCGCGAAAGCGTTCCATGAGGCCATTCCGCAGGCAATGGACGGCGAAACGCCGGCCGAGCACGCGGTGGCTTCGTCGCACGCACCCACCAACGACTGA